From Hartmannibacter diazotrophicus, a single genomic window includes:
- the phnD gene encoding phosphonate ABC transporter substrate-binding protein: MNAFFKTLAAATVMAGVAQVAVAQATEINFGIISTESQQNLRPKWEPFLADMEKQTGFTVNPFFASDYAGVIEGMRFGKVDVAWFGNKSAMEAVDRAHGEIFAQTVDAGGNPGYWSLILAPADSKLSSLDDLLKCDKTLNFGLGDPNSTSGFLVPMTFVFAANGVDPKECFKNVTNANHETNAMAVANGQVDAASNNTENLALIEKNQPEAFKKIKIIWKSPLIPSDPIVWNSELPQETKDKVRDFMLSYGTENSKGDMAHEKEVLAGLEWAPFRASDNDQLLPIRVMELSKKIAQLQVDDKVSADEKKATIEKLEAEKASYEAKIKAKGQS; encoded by the coding sequence ATGAACGCCTTTTTCAAGACCCTTGCTGCCGCCACCGTGATGGCCGGCGTCGCCCAGGTCGCGGTTGCGCAAGCGACCGAGATCAACTTCGGCATCATCTCCACCGAGAGCCAGCAGAACCTGCGCCCGAAGTGGGAGCCCTTCCTGGCCGACATGGAGAAGCAGACCGGCTTCACCGTGAACCCCTTCTTCGCGTCGGACTATGCCGGCGTGATCGAAGGCATGCGCTTCGGCAAGGTGGACGTTGCCTGGTTTGGCAACAAGTCGGCGATGGAAGCGGTTGACCGCGCCCACGGTGAGATCTTCGCCCAGACCGTCGATGCCGGTGGCAACCCCGGCTACTGGTCGCTGATCCTTGCGCCGGCCGATTCCAAGCTGAGCAGCCTCGACGACCTGCTGAAGTGCGACAAGACGCTGAACTTCGGTCTCGGCGATCCGAACTCGACCTCCGGCTTCCTGGTGCCGATGACCTTCGTCTTCGCCGCCAACGGCGTCGACCCGAAGGAATGCTTCAAGAACGTCACCAACGCCAACCACGAGACCAACGCGATGGCGGTGGCCAACGGCCAGGTCGACGCGGCGAGCAACAACACCGAGAACCTCGCCCTGATCGAGAAGAACCAGCCGGAAGCTTTCAAGAAGATCAAGATCATCTGGAAGTCGCCGCTGATCCCGTCCGACCCGATCGTCTGGAACAGCGAGCTGCCGCAGGAGACCAAGGATAAGGTCCGCGACTTCATGCTGAGCTACGGCACGGAAAACTCCAAGGGCGACATGGCCCATGAGAAGGAAGTCCTTGCGGGTCTGGAGTGGGCGCCCTTCCGCGCTTCCGACAACGATCAGCTCCTGCCGATCCGCGTGATGGAACTCTCCAAGAAGATTGCCCAGCTTCAGGTCGACGACAAGGTCTCGGCCGACGAGAAGAAGGCAACGATCGAGAAGCTTGAGGCTGAAAAGGCCAGCTACGAAGCCAAGATCAAGGCCAAGGGCCAGAGCTGA
- the phnE gene encoding phosphonate ABC transporter, permease protein PhnE: MTNVADTRAEAEKLAGAARDWPRTLRNGGIAGALLLALAWSSGPAEMGRWTYLFTDADNMAQYASGFAHPDFSDWDFYLQEMVVTVQIALWGTFLAVLLAIPFGILSAHNMVPWYILQPCRRLMDFFRAIHEIVWAVLFVVAVGLGPFAGVMALFIHTTGILAKLFSEAVEAIDPRPVEAIRTTGATKVQEVVYGVIPQVLPLWISYSLYRFESNVRAATVLGVIGAGGIGQVLFESIRGFYYPQAAAILVVIVITVVLTDLLSQQLRRFFI, from the coding sequence ATGACGAATGTCGCGGACACGCGAGCCGAGGCGGAAAAGCTGGCGGGCGCCGCGCGGGACTGGCCGCGCACTCTGCGTAACGGGGGAATCGCCGGCGCGCTCCTGCTGGCCCTTGCCTGGAGTTCCGGACCGGCCGAGATGGGCCGCTGGACCTATCTCTTCACCGACGCCGACAACATGGCGCAATACGCCAGCGGCTTCGCGCACCCGGATTTTTCCGACTGGGATTTCTATCTTCAGGAGATGGTCGTCACCGTCCAGATCGCCCTCTGGGGCACATTCCTGGCGGTCCTTCTGGCGATCCCCTTCGGCATCCTCTCGGCCCACAACATGGTGCCCTGGTATATTCTCCAGCCCTGCCGGCGGTTGATGGACTTCTTCCGCGCCATCCACGAGATCGTCTGGGCGGTGCTCTTCGTCGTCGCGGTCGGGCTCGGCCCCTTCGCCGGTGTGATGGCGCTGTTCATCCACACGACGGGCATTCTCGCCAAGCTCTTTTCCGAGGCGGTCGAGGCCATCGACCCGCGCCCTGTGGAGGCAATCCGGACGACCGGCGCGACCAAAGTGCAGGAAGTCGTCTACGGCGTCATTCCGCAGGTGCTGCCGCTCTGGATCTCCTATTCGCTCTACCGATTCGAATCGAACGTCCGCGCCGCGACCGTGCTTGGCGTCATCGGCGCCGGCGGCATCGGCCAGGTTCTCTTTGAATCGATCCGCGGCTTCTACTATCCGCAGGCCGCCGCGATTCTTGTGGTCATCGTCATCACCGTTGTGCTGACCGACTTGCTGTCGCAGCAGCTCCGTCGCTTCTTCATCTGA